The Fusarium fujikuroi IMI 58289 draft genome, chromosome FFUJ_chr05 DNA segment ACCCTGGTCCCTCATCCCTCTCATTCATCAAGGGGCTTCGGGCGGTCCCAACGACGTGGGTAGGCTAGCTCAAGCCTAACGACCGGGCGCTGGGATAAAACCCGATGGCCTGGGTCGGACAAGGTGCAACCGTCTTTCCGACGGCTTGGGAATGGTCACGATCCTTGTGTTCATGTTGGTGGACGTGTATCTTGAGAGGGCTTTCTGTTTTAGCGTTGTCCACCGAATGTCCTGTGCGAATTGTGAAGAGGGAAGTGTTCGGCCTATTCATCAGGCTTCATTCTAGGACCTATTAGGTGGTCGATTATCAGCCTAGGTCGACGCCTATGGACTTGGAAGACTGCGGCTCATAAGGAGCCACAACAAAGGTTCAAGCCACATCAACGAAATCGACGACACATGCCAGAAAATTCCCTTGTATGCGTGATACGAAATGACATGATGGGATGATGGGATGTGATTCTGGGGGTAGTTATCAAGGGAGAGTTGAATAGGAGGAAATTAGTAATTTGTTCTGAGATCCGTGGGGGGTGGATGAGAAATGCATGCTTTTGATCAATGCAATAGGGGACAAGTCGATGAGATCACAGGTCACGACACACCTGCCAATATTGGATGTACGACCTAAAGTTCAATTTTCGCTTTGTGATGGAAATCTCCTGGGACTACTCCATAAGGCACTGTCAAAAGACTGAGCGCCTATGACAAGGATGGTAAAGGCCAAAAATATCTGTAAACTTTACCCTTGGGCATGTCAAGCTACAGATGTCACAGAACGAGCTTGTCAATAGAACAGTCTCCGTTTCGTTCTGTATTGAAAACACATCGCCCATTACTCTCAGTTCAAGATCTAACATGAGATGACATATTTTATCCCTTTTCAGTATGGGCTACTCTGACCCCGATTCTTTTAGTCATGCAACTGAAGTTAGCTCTAACTCTGAAACTGGTGGAAACTCAATCTGCCTCCCGTGATAAACTCACTAATAAGGGACAGCCCATGAGCACAATCAACGCTGTGATTTGGAAAAAGTTACCTAGGCACACATCTCCCAGTAGCTAGAATATTAGTCATCACAGGCCTTTTACTGCTACCCATCGCACCGTCCCGTGTTTCACGTCAACTTGTTAGCTGCAGTTTTTGACGTGAAGTCAGTAGCCTCTTCCAAACTCAATGCATCATCCTTATAGTACTCCGTAGTATGCATGCATATGCTGTTGCGTAACTTGGCAACTCAGAGTCGACGTTTTACCGCCAGAGGCGCCACCTCTTTACGTATTTCTTCGTACGCAAAGTTTGATTACTTCTGCTATACCTGGCTTCTCAAAcactccttgtccttgtcaacGTTGGGCCCGGAAGATATGCTTCTGCGGATCCATGAGTCTAGGGTCTGCCTTCACCTTTCAGAAACCTCTTCTCTCATTTTGCATTTTGAGTTGAGTTGCTATTAATAAGCGGGCCAAATAAGACCCTGTCCCGTGAACATTTCCACCTTCGGCGGTTTTCTttgccctcttcttccttcatccTGGCTCAACTGTATTTGATTTCAACATTAGGGGCGCGTTGACATCAAGGCTGTTATCCAACCTGCGCTTTGGCATTAATCGAGATACAAAAGTAACAGTAGCTCAGGGCGCCACTCAAAATTCATGACCTgaatcctaaatgataaaatgGTAAGTCAGCCCTGGTTCAGGGGCCTTTCTGATAAGTTTACCTTGGCGAGAACGGCTAGACCACACGTGGAGGGACGATCCACTGGGTGAACAAGACTTTGCTGGACAGGTAAAATATACGCAGTAGCATTCACGACCAAAAAGGAGCCTCCATTAGCTTTGAAGAATTCCAATGTTTATCCAGCGCCGGCACATGTCTGTGTTGCGGAATCTGTCCCGACACCTGTAtcaccgtcgtcgtcgttaCAATGAGTGCTATCAGAGCAATCAATGGCCCAGCACTTGACAGGATACCAATATACAATGAATGGGGATATCTTCTGGGCATCGCCGAACCAATCGTTAGACATTTTCATATTGCTAACCATCATGTATGCTCCTTGGCCGTTACTAATACTCAGGCGCCTTACTCAAGGCTTCACTACATAGTATACTCAACTTATACGCATCTCGGAAACACATCTCTTCGTCACGACCAATAGGAATAGAATCACAAATTCGTAGGCTCATTTCCGATGCCCCAGGGGACAAAGGTAGGCATAACaactttgttttcttttagTGACCTAGTCTTGTTCTCTAATACCATCTTCAGAGACGCCATGAGCACTTAAACCCAAAACGTTATAATCTCGTTGCAAGTTCCCATGCCCAGCGTTATACCTCAGAAATCGAATTCTCAAGAAATTCTTGGGGCAGCCCCCTAGCTCTTCCTTGCTTGTCTCCGAAGCCGTTTCCCCAGGCATCCCTGGCCTTAGACCAACTTTCTAACTATCTGTGGAAGATGTCCTATTGGTTAGCGGAATGGGATGATCTGTTCCGTCCCTGCTCCCGCACTAGAATCACAAAATGGAAAACATTCGAGCCATTCATGCGTTGTCAAGGGTAAATCGCCATTATTTTGCTGAGATTTACGTATCTTGTAACCTCACTAAGTAGGTATTTGACTTAGCATAACCTCACAATCGCCGATAAGGGATAACAACACAGGTATGTACAACAGAACGTCGCATGCTCGGCATAGGCCATTGCACTTGGATTCGCCCATGATTCTCAATTGATTCTTTTATCTAAGATGTATCCAAAAATTTAAGGCAAATCTACATGATTGCCCTCCTACTCCTGTGGGGGTATAAGTCATCTCATCTAATTCACCATCAAATAGTTACAAAGAAAATCGTTTCCCCAAGAGGACGTTGCAAGTCATTACTCTCATTACAAGCAGGCTCACCCTGCTCTAGAAATCGCTTCCGGGGTAGGGGCTGGCCATCCCACTTCCGGGGACGCTGTCATTGCTTGACATGTATGTTTGATCGATTCGGAAGATCCAGTCCATCTTGTCACGCTCGCTCCGTGCTGCGAATAGCCAAGTGTTGTCTGTCCCATAAATAGCAAACACTGCGGACTGCATCCGCTCTGGTAGTCGCTGAAGGCCTGGCCCTCCTGATGAGGCACCAGGTCCACTGCCTGTCCATATAGTAGAGATAACACGGCCCGAAGCAGTTCGTCGATGTCCTGGTGTGAAATCAGTTCCCCCATCCTGGCCTTGCACTCCAGAATCATCGGGGCCCTGAAGCAGGCCCAATACCCCAGGCTGACTGTCTATACGAGAGTTCCTCAAACTTATGAGCCCAACCTCGTCACCGTCAGTTGCAGAATGCAAATGAAGGTACGGTCGCCGCAGCTCGACGAATCTTTTGACCCAACGAGTTGAGTCGCTGTTCGGAATCATCAGGTACCCGCCTTTTAGGACTTTGGGGTTCTTTGGTACTCGGATAACTGTTGCGATAAGTGTCGGCTGCGCTGGGCCGTCTGTCATCAGACCGTCTGTTGGAGGTGCCATGTTGGTCGGGCTGAGGATGTTGTTGGATGGATCAGGATACTTCTTCCATAACTTCAGGCATTTTGTCAAAAGATAGGTCTGGTCTTCATCATACTCGGGTTTGAGCAGTGGCTCTTCCACAGTaattgtttcttcttcctcgactTCCGTAGCTTCTGGTTTCTCCGATGTGGCTTCTTCTGTATATTCATTCTCTGGCTCTTCTTTGACAGGCTTGCCCTGTTCATCGACGTGGGACTCTCTTATTTCAGGCTGCTCCGGGTTAGAGAGATCCGTCTCAGGTTGCTGTGCTTCCTTGGAGAGTTGTGGTTGAGATTCGTCTGCAGGAGGTggctcctcgtcatcgtgaGAAGGAGTCTGTGAAGTTTCTGGTGTATCATTAAGCAGGTCATCGTCGCTTGGAATGATTGGCTTTAGCTCTGGGGAAGGTTCAGGCTCGGGTTCTTTTTTCTCAGGTAGGGTATTTACTCCGTCCAAACCAAGTTTAGCTAAGACAGACTCCGTGACTGACATATCTGCGGCgcgtcttttcttcttacGAGCCGTGAGAAAATCGCTGACCAGCGACACCCCTCGAGGTGTCCAGCTTGTTAGGTCTTCCTCGCCTTTGACGTAGTCATGCTGGCTATTTAGCCTCCACAGGTCGCCGACTTTCTTAACGGGAGCAGGACGCATGGCAAGAGTGAAGATGCCAGTCGATGAGCGCACGAAGCGAACGTTCTGCCAGAGTGCCGAGAACATTGAGGTCTGCCGCACGAAAGTTCTTGACAGAATCTGGACGCAAACCTTTTGCGAGAACTTCATAGGCTCAGCCAGCTTCTCAGAGCTGATCTCCCATGAGATTGTCATTTGAACTCGATACTTATCCTGTGTCACTCGATCAAGCAGTAGTGAGTTGTGCAAGCTGGAATCCCACTGAGCGTAGATTGTAAGGCTTTTAGTACCGTTGGCATTCTCGCGAAAGATCGGGCTCTGGGACAATTTCAGAGAGATATCAGGTTCATTGGCTCCCATGTCAGGTGTCTTCCCAGCCGAATCAACAAGTCTGATCTTTCCAACGCGAACAGCAGTGACGCCACTCCATGGAAGAGCATCGCCAGAACTGTGAGAGATATTAATGCCGATTCTCCGCTGCAAGCCCTGATGAAGTTGGAAAGTCCCCGTGTCAAGCTCGCTGGTTTGTGTGACTTCAACAGCGCCATATTCGCCATTCTCGTTCAATTCCATGATTTGGATCCGGGAGAGTAGATCGTGCTTCTCTTGGGTGTAGAACTGCGATTCATTGATTCGGGATGCTCTGGCTTTATCTTCTCTTAAAGGCACAGCATCTCGCATGTCATCCCAGCTGAGCAGCTTATCCAGATGCATCGTGGAGACCTTGGCGAAGATGGCGACTCTCAAGGTGACATCTTGGGGGGCAAACAGGGGAATGCTCATGCTATGAACACTCTCAAAGCGAATTGGTCCTTCATCAAAGTCTTTGATCATTTGGGTCGTGGTAAtgccatcctcctcagaAATGCCTGGGATGAAGAGCTGTGCGTGGACTTCTGTGCCTTCTCGTTCAGCAAACCCCACGAGCTCGTGCATGACAACATTGAACTTGAGGGTGTTTGTTGGTGCACGAGCATGTGATGGTTCAAGGGAAAGCTTGATGATACCGACAACATGTGATGTGTAAGGCGATAAGACATCGAGAGTGGAATCTTGAACCCGGCACTCGAAAACTGCCTTCAGTGGCACGTCAACCTCACCCACAAGAGTGTATGACGGCATACATGTCTCAACAAACGGGTTATCGAGACTGAGGTGCTGTGCATATTCCGGCTGGTCAAGATACTGGTGCATCTGCCGCATCTGCCTTACGCGATCATGTAGTTTCTCCAAACTCCATAAATGAACCACGCTGTGCTTATAATCAACCACACGAATGCCAATGCACGGCTTGTGAGCTTCTTCCAGCGCCACATCATCGCCCTCACCAGTAAGTCCATTGAGCACCATATCATAGGACGAGCACAAGACATGACCGACGTCTACCGCCGCAAATTGGAAAACGACGTGCTCGTCAAGTTCGTGGCTCATGACCTGAGCTTCTTTGAGAATGGATGCGTTTTGCAACACCGCCTCAGCCATCTTCACAAAATGTCGGCCTCGCCAAGTCTTGACAGTCTTCTTTGccatctcaatctcttcttctgagaGGGTGGGGCTCTTCTTTGGCATCTTAAGGGGATCCATCTTTTCGATTTTCTCTTCGAATTGCTTCCGTTGTTGGTTTAGCTGTTTCTGCATGTCTTCCTTTAACTCCTTCAACGCCGCCtccatcttgaccttctcctgTTTGATTTCTTCAATCTCGACGTTGGCAGCCTCAGCGCTCTTTAGTTGATCTTggtattcttctttctgtTTCTCCAATTTGTTTTGCAATTCCTCGCGGACCTCTTTCAATCTATCGTCGGGCTCTCCTTGTTTTGGAGTTGAGGGCATTGTCAAAGCGGTATCCAACGAGAAGTTATCCATCGTGCCGTTCGATAGGTACTTATCCCTGATCGGGTAAGAAGACTCCGAATCGTCCCCATCCTCGCGACCATTCACTCGTTCCGCCCTTGCCCTCTGCACATCCTCAAATAAAGCATTGAGCTCCTCGTCAGTAAGACTGGTGAGATTTTGATCGGATCCAAGAATTGCACCAGCGGCTTCTCGTCTTGCAAGCGACCAGTCCGATTCCCTGCCACTTCTCTGGAATATTGATGGAGACTCTGGTCTCGAGATGTCGCCAAATTCGGAGACCCTACTAAATGATCTTTCGTGGCCGGGTCGGGGACTTGGCGAGGGTGAGCCTCGATCCAGTGCCTGGAGCTGACTAGCTGTGATGGAGTGTCGAAGTAAGCTCTGTGGTCTCTCTGGTACCTCAGCCCGCTCTGCTCTCGCCTCCATAGGGTGATTAAATCGGAAAATATGGAAATCACCCAGAATGACACGATAACCAGAATGAAGCTGTGATGGCTCGGTGATACGCTTTCCGTTGATCATGACCGAAGCACCTTCACTGGGGGTGAGAGTCACAGTGCCATCGGGAGCATTTTCAAAAGTGCAATGATCGTGCAATATCCTGGATCCGTTGAGTCGGATATTCGCTTGATGATCGGCGTTGGTATCGACATTACCGACTGTTGTGGTACCCGGCTTGAGGTTGTAGACCAGGCACTCGGCCAGAAGCGGATCATCGGACAAGTTGACCAAATGCGGCATCTTCTTCGGCGTATGCAGGCCAACGAAACCTTTCTCAATACTGACACCAAGTTCTTCGAGGGCCGCTTCACGTTCTTTGTGAATTTCCTCAGTTTTCAACAGTTTCTCCTCCCATGTCTGATTTAGATCCGTAAGTAGCTTCTCACTCTGGCTCAGCTGTTCCGCGATCTCTGCCTTTGAGACCTTCTTCAGAACACCGTCCGAGCCAGTGATGCTGACCATCTGCTGATCTAGGGGTGTGCCTTCAGGATAAGTCTCTCCGGTGACAAGTCCACCCCCGGCAGCTCCACCAGGAACAGGACCATTCCCAAGTTTGCTTCTTAATAGCGATAACTCCTCCTTCAATTCTCTGATCATACGGGCATTAGCATCCTCGTTGACAACAGCGTGGTTCTTGATTCGCTTAGCGGAGTCGGCATATCGGAGAGTACTGAGCGTTTCATCAAAATTGATATCAGCCGGACTGACGGCGGCAATCATTGCTGTCATACTGTTACCACCTAGTGAATCTTTCAACAACCACGTCAGGACACTGTCTCGATAAGGTACTTGACCAGtgccttttttcttcttgccacCGGTTGACAGGTCAGCCAAAGCAGCAATGACGCGACCCAATGTCGACAAGGATCGGTTGATCTCAGCGCCCTCTTTCAGCCTCGCGCCAGTGGCTCCAGTTGATGTCGCTCGTTCAGAACCTGCCAAATCCACCAGACTGATCTTAGCGACcttttccatctccatctttgtGTCAGCATCGTATTTCTTCTGTGTCAACATCAGGGTGAAGACGGCGTGACTTCGACTTGATGTTTGGTTCATATTGGTTGCGGCGACCGTTCGGGCCTTGTTTCCTTCATCCATGAGATGTTCAATTTCCTGAAATTCGTTGACTGCAAGCTTAGCAAGATCCTCCACATAGGGACCTGTGGAGGGATGTTCTCGGACTTTGAGGTTTCCTTTGGTCGATGGGTTGAGTAGATCTCGGACACGTTCGTTGTAGATCTCGAGATAAGAGACTTCGACTGTGCATTTCGTTGTTTTATCCTTCTTTAGCTCATCGATCCTTTTGAACATATCCTGGCAAATCAAGGGAACGATCCCTATTTCCTTCCCATAGCCCATCATAGAATATGATTTTCCTGAACCAGTTTGGCCATAGGCGAAGATACAGTTGTTGTAGCCTTGGAATGCATTGTCGAGAAGGGGCTGTCCGAGATCGTCGAAAAGGTTCGATTGGCCGGCGTAGTTGGGGTCGTCTTTGTTGAATGACCAGTACGAACGATCGAATGCAAAGGCTTTTGGTCCTCCATCTTTCACGCCTTTCCCTTCAGGTGCGGTGACCACCGTCTGGTTCCCTTTCATCTCCACGATACATTTTGCACCTCTTTCGATTTCTGCATCCTATTCAGCACCGCTCTTTTCTTATGTAAGAAACCCGCTACTTACCTCTACTATTGAAAGGTCGACatctcaccaccaccttAATATTTCCTCCGCCCGCTGGCGGCATGGCTGGCGACTTGTCTAGGGGACCCAAGTCGGTCCCCTCTGGACAAAAGCttggttgttgagaatgcGCGGGATTTGGAAGGGATCAAGAATGTCCCCAAAACGATATATATACCGGCAGCTTATACTTTATTGCAACAGCATGTGTCTCCACGGTGTAGTCGCCGTCCGAAACTTCAGCGCATTGTCTCGTCGGTAAGTATCGCTACGTAAGGGGGTTCACCGTCCGTTGAGGCACGGGCTAAGAGGTACGTATCCAGAAATGACGACAATGTCGGATTTGGTATCGCTATTCAGGGTTTCGACAGGGGCTCGCTGGGGGTAAAGCTCGTTTCGCTGGGGCTACCTTCTTGGGAGCTGAGCTGCAAGAATGCTCGCCTGTTCGTTGTCGAGCACAAGTGAATAGAATACCTTGCGATGGTTGCTTGTCAACAAATTTGGTGGGCGCGGTCGGAGGTCGCGCAGCAAGCTGCTTGGTCCGAGTCCCGTGCTTTGATTGGCAGCTGATGCATGAGCAGGGGATCTGGGGTTGTTAGTAAGAAGCTGGGAGTGGGATTCACGTG contains these protein-coding regions:
- a CDS encoding probable kinesin, translating into MPPAGGGNIKVVVRCRPFNSREIERGAKCIVEMKGNQTVVTAPEGKGVKDGGPKAFAFDRSYWSFNKDDPNYAGQSNLFDDLGQPLLDNAFQGYNNCIFAYGQTGSGKSYSMMGYGKEIGIVPLICQDMFKRIDELKKDKTTKCTVEVSYLEIYNERVRDLLNPSTKGNLKVREHPSTGPYVEDLAKLAVNEFQEIEHLMDEGNKARTVAATNMNQTSSRSHAVFTLMLTQKKYDADTKMEMEKVAKISLVDLAGSERATSTGATGARLKEGAEINRSLSTLGRVIAALADLSTGGKKKKGTGQVPYRDSVLTWLLKDSLGGNSMTAMIAAVSPADINFDETLSTLRYADSAKRIKNHAVVNEDANARMIRELKEELSLLRSKLGNGPVPGGAAGGGLVTGETYPEGTPLDQQMVSITGSDGVLKKVSKAEIAEQLSQSEKLLTDLNQTWEEKLLKTEEIHKEREAALEELGVSIEKGFVGLHTPKKMPHLVNLSDDPLLAECLVYNLKPGTTTVGNVDTNADHQANIRLNGSRILHDHCTFENAPDGTVTLTPSEGASVMINGKRITEPSQLHSGYRVILGDFHIFRFNHPMEARAERAEVPERPQSLLRHSITASQLQALDRGSPSPSPRPGHERSFSRVSEFGDISRPESPSIFQRSGRESDWSLARREAAGAILGSDQNLTSLTDEELNALFEDVQRARAERVNGREDGDDSESSYPIRDKYLSNGTMDNFSLDTALTMPSTPKQGEPDDRLKEVREELQNKLEKQKEEYQDQLKSAEAANVEIEEIKQEKVKMEAALKELKEDMQKQLNQQRKQFEEKIEKMDPLKMPKKSPTLSEEEIEMAKKTVKTWRGRHFVKMAEAVLQNASILKEAQVMSHELDEHVVFQFAAVDVGHVLCSSYDMVLNGLTGEGDDVALEEAHKPCIGIRVVDYKHSVVHLWSLEKLHDRVRQMRQMHQYLDQPEYAQHLSLDNPFVETCMPSYTLVGEVDVPLKAVFECRVQDSTLDVLSPYTSHVVGIIKLSLEPSHARAPTNTLKFNVVMHELVGFAEREGTEVHAQLFIPGISEEDGITTTQMIKDFDEGPIRFESVHSMSIPLFAPQDVTLRVAIFAKVSTMHLDKLLSWDDMRDAVPLREDKARASRINESQFYTQEKHDLLSRIQIMELNENGEYGAVEVTQTSELDTGTFQLHQGLQRRIGINISHSSGDALPWSGVTAVRVGKIRLVDSAGKTPDMGANEPDISLKLSQSPIFRENANGTKSLTIYAQWDSSLHNSLLLDRVTQDKYRVQMTISWEISSEKLAEPMKFSQKVCVQILSRTFVRQTSMFSALWQNVRFVRSSTGIFTLAMRPAPVKKVGDLWRLNSQHDYVKGEEDLTSWTPRGVSLVSDFLTARKKKRRAADMSVTESVLAKLGLDGVNTLPEKKEPEPEPSPELKPIIPSDDDLLNDTPETSQTPSHDDEEPPPADESQPQLSKEAQQPETDLSNPEQPEIRESHVDEQGKPVKEEPENEYTEEATSEKPEATEVEEEETITVEEPLLKPEYDEDQTYLLTKCLKLWKKYPDPSNNILSPTNMAPPTDGLMTDGPAQPTLIATVIRVPKNPKVLKGGYLMIPNSDSTRWVKRFVELRRPYLHLHSATDGDEVGLISLRNSRIDSQPGVLGLLQGPDDSGVQGQDGGTDFTPGHRRTASGRVISTIWTGSGPGASSGGPGLQRLPERMQSAVFAIYGTDNTWLFAARSERDKMDWIFRIDQTYMSSNDSVPGSGMASPYPGSDF